One genomic region from Vannielia litorea encodes:
- a CDS encoding MBL fold metallo-hydrolase translates to MSSKALPQIPSDPFECLCQGCERPWEVDVDPFEVAERTWYVGNGWVGAYLLDTGAGLVLIDTTMQPQVYLLFEAIRKLGLDPADIELILISHMHYDHIGGVRALVEATGARVMMSREDWDFMQERPDQIFASGYPCGSFTPDAFFSDDTPVELGDRRVRTVLTPGHTPGTTSFFFEAGGLLCGMHGGVGLNTLGDAFLAESGLPVSARNDYLASMLKVRAIPVQVTLGSHPAQVGMLEKVEAIRPGHNPFHDPAIWHGLIDGRIAQVRTLMGEAA, encoded by the coding sequence ATGTCCAGTAAAGCTCTGCCCCAAATCCCGAGCGACCCCTTTGAATGCCTCTGCCAAGGGTGCGAGCGCCCGTGGGAGGTGGATGTGGACCCCTTCGAGGTGGCCGAGCGCACCTGGTACGTCGGCAACGGCTGGGTCGGCGCCTACCTGCTCGATACCGGCGCGGGGCTAGTGCTGATCGACACCACGATGCAGCCGCAGGTCTACCTGCTGTTCGAGGCGATCCGGAAGCTGGGGCTGGACCCGGCAGACATCGAGCTGATCCTCATCAGCCACATGCACTACGACCACATCGGCGGTGTTCGCGCCTTGGTGGAGGCGACCGGCGCGCGGGTGATGATGAGCCGCGAGGACTGGGACTTCATGCAGGAGCGGCCCGACCAGATCTTTGCCAGCGGCTACCCCTGCGGCAGCTTCACGCCCGATGCCTTCTTCTCCGATGACACGCCCGTCGAGCTTGGCGACCGCAGGGTCCGCACCGTGCTGACTCCGGGCCACACGCCGGGCACCACCTCGTTCTTCTTCGAGGCGGGTGGACTGCTCTGCGGCATGCACGGCGGCGTTGGCCTGAACACGTTGGGCGATGCCTTTCTGGCCGAGAGCGGCCTGCCGGTGAGCGCCCGTAACGATTACCTCGCCTCCATGCTGAAGGTCCGCGCCATTCCGGTGCAGGTCACCCTCGGCTCGCATCCCGCGCAGGTGGGCATGCTGGAGAAGGTCGAGGCCATCCGGCCCGGCCATAATCCGTTTCACGACCCGGCGATCTGGCACGGGTTGATCGACGGCCGCATCGCGCAGGTCCGCACCCTGATGGGAGAGGCGGCATGA
- a CDS encoding Bug family tripartite tricarboxylate transporter substrate binding protein, producing MAALGATALALGFGLAPATAEAQDWPSGAVQLLVPAKAGGGTDAGARIISAQLQEQIGEGVVVVNSPGGGGAVAAEQVRTADPDGQTLLYYHTGFLSTYHTGGYDHSPVEEFTTIATFPVGGSFALAVDADSPYQSVDELIAATKETPDKVTLGVQFRSGSHFMAGLLTKASDAQFRMVEAGSDADKLVQLQGGQIDAAFVNTPGTLQYVENGDLRILATIAGNPERDPGAPDFPSLHELGYEEAVYGLDFIVLGPAGMDAGLVEQVNGAFAAVLGNADVTDKLAQMRMPISPMGVAESQARIASSSEAVKATAEMLGLTN from the coding sequence ATGGCCGCGCTTGGCGCAACCGCTCTGGCGCTCGGCTTCGGGCTGGCCCCGGCCACCGCAGAGGCGCAAGACTGGCCCTCGGGCGCCGTGCAACTGCTGGTGCCCGCCAAGGCGGGCGGCGGCACCGACGCGGGCGCGCGGATCATCTCGGCGCAGCTTCAGGAGCAGATCGGCGAGGGTGTCGTCGTGGTCAACAGCCCCGGTGGCGGCGGCGCCGTGGCCGCCGAGCAGGTGCGCACCGCCGATCCTGACGGGCAGACCCTGCTCTACTACCACACCGGCTTCCTTTCGACCTATCACACCGGCGGCTACGACCATTCGCCGGTGGAAGAGTTCACCACCATCGCCACCTTCCCGGTCGGCGGCAGCTTTGCCCTCGCGGTGGATGCCGACAGCCCCTACCAGAGCGTCGACGAGCTGATCGCCGCCACCAAGGAAACCCCCGACAAGGTGACGCTGGGGGTGCAGTTTCGCTCCGGCTCGCACTTCATGGCCGGGCTGCTGACCAAGGCCAGTGACGCGCAGTTCCGTATGGTCGAAGCCGGGTCGGACGCCGACAAGCTGGTGCAGCTTCAGGGCGGCCAGATCGACGCTGCTTTCGTGAACACACCGGGCACCCTGCAATATGTCGAGAACGGCGATCTGCGCATCCTCGCCACCATCGCAGGCAACCCCGAGCGCGATCCGGGCGCACCGGATTTCCCCTCGCTGCATGAGCTGGGCTACGAAGAGGCCGTCTACGGGCTCGATTTCATCGTGCTCGGCCCGGCGGGAATGGATGCCGGGCTGGTCGAGCAGGTCAACGGGGCCTTCGCCGCCGTGCTCGGCAATGCCGATGTGACCGACAAGCTCGCCCAGATGCGGATGCCGATCAGCCCGATGGGCGTGGCCGAGAGCCAGGCGCGCATCGCCTCGTCCAGTGAGGCGGTGAAGGCCACCGCCGAGATGCTCGGCCTCACCAACTGA
- a CDS encoding tripartite tricarboxylate transporter permease yields MQDILASFGTLLAPTTFMVIILSTALGIVLGAIPGLSGGLGVALLLPITFGMPPEVGLAMLVSIWVGGVSGAMIGSILLGIPGSPSAIATTFDGYPMTRNGQAVKALGAAITASFIGTFLSILIAMAASPLMARLALKMGPWEYFSLGFCAISLVAALSRGSIFHGLAAAALGLVLASVGFAPIDGYPRFTFGNIYLNGGFDLIPLMLGFFALKQIVQDYAQGQQQVPEVDARDIKGFGVSWQEYRDNTWNMIRSFFIGLWIGFLPGMGAALSNMVAYAQAKSASKHPEKFGKGCVDGVFASETSNNASVGGSLIPMVALGIPGDGVTAILLGGLMIHGVQAGPLLFNNNPEIVYALFLTALIAAALVLVMQFWGMRLFPAILKIPYHYLYPAIVVLGFMGVFVGSSTAFNYVLLLGFAALGLAMDKLRLPIGPFILAFILAPMLELNLRRGMTYTDDGILPFFTRPISGLLLLAAVLSIVSPFLMPWIKEMRRKRAEG; encoded by the coding sequence ATGCAAGACATCCTCGCCAGCTTCGGCACCCTGCTCGCCCCGACGACCTTCATGGTCATCATCCTCTCCACCGCGCTCGGCATCGTACTGGGCGCGATCCCCGGCCTCTCCGGCGGGCTCGGCGTGGCACTGCTGCTGCCGATCACCTTCGGGATGCCGCCCGAGGTCGGGCTGGCGATGCTGGTCTCGATCTGGGTCGGCGGGGTCTCTGGCGCGATGATCGGCTCGATCCTGCTGGGCATCCCCGGCTCGCCCTCGGCCATCGCCACCACGTTTGACGGCTACCCGATGACCCGCAATGGCCAAGCCGTGAAGGCGCTCGGCGCGGCAATCACCGCCTCCTTCATCGGCACCTTCCTGTCGATCCTCATCGCCATGGCCGCCTCGCCGCTGATGGCCCGGCTGGCGCTGAAGATGGGGCCTTGGGAGTATTTCTCGCTCGGCTTCTGCGCCATCTCGCTGGTAGCCGCCCTCTCGCGCGGCTCGATCTTTCATGGCCTCGCCGCCGCCGCGCTGGGTCTCGTGCTCGCCTCCGTCGGCTTCGCCCCGATCGACGGCTACCCCCGCTTCACCTTCGGCAACATCTACCTGAACGGCGGGTTTGACCTGATTCCGCTGATGCTCGGCTTTTTCGCCCTCAAGCAGATCGTGCAGGATTACGCGCAGGGCCAGCAGCAGGTGCCCGAGGTCGACGCGCGCGATATCAAGGGCTTCGGCGTGAGCTGGCAGGAATACCGCGACAATACATGGAACATGATCCGCTCGTTCTTCATCGGCCTCTGGATCGGCTTCTTGCCCGGCATGGGCGCGGCGCTCTCCAACATGGTGGCCTATGCGCAGGCCAAATCGGCCAGCAAGCACCCGGAGAAGTTCGGCAAGGGCTGCGTCGATGGCGTCTTCGCCTCGGAGACCTCCAACAACGCCTCGGTCGGCGGCTCGCTCATTCCGATGGTGGCGCTCGGCATCCCCGGCGATGGGGTGACGGCGATCCTGCTGGGCGGGCTGATGATCCACGGCGTTCAGGCCGGGCCGCTGCTCTTCAACAACAACCCCGAGATCGTCTACGCGCTTTTCCTCACTGCCCTCATCGCCGCCGCACTGGTGCTGGTGATGCAGTTCTGGGGCATGCGCCTGTTCCCAGCGATCCTGAAGATCCCCTATCACTACCTCTACCCGGCCATCGTGGTGCTGGGCTTCATGGGCGTCTTCGTCGGCTCCTCCACTGCCTTCAACTACGTGCTGCTGCTGGGCTTCGCCGCCCTCGGGCTGGCGATGGACAAGCTGCGGCTGCCCATCGGCCCCTTCATCCTCGCCTTCATCCTCGCGCCCATGCTCGAGCTGAACCTGCGGCGCGGGATGACCTATACCGACGACGGCATCCTGCCCTTCTTCACGCGCCCGATCTCCGGCCTGCTTTTGCTGGCGGCGGTGCTCAGCATCGTCTCGCCTTTCCTGATGCCGTGGATCAAGGAGATGCGGCGCAAACGGGCCGAGGGCTGA
- a CDS encoding alpha/beta hydrolase, with protein MSYSFDMTPEAQLALAEELRGGTLLPPTITPEMEADLAAVTVEEIAVPTRVGPSRVMKVTAAEGTTPRPCFINFHGGGFVRPYHRRDTIFCAQLARATGALVLDVDYRLAPEHPFPTGLHECHDVVAWAFENADTLGIDANRIAIGGHSAGGNFTASICQMVAESGAFRPCGQVLDYPFLDAATPPEDKVDPRSIMPAERMHAFNVLYCQQPDNMANPLVSPVLAAPEHLHGQPPALMLVAGLDPLRHEAHRYAGQLIAAGVDIAVHQFDDCDHGWVVSGKARHEEARALIFGWLQRLYG; from the coding sequence ATGAGTTACTCCTTCGACATGACGCCTGAGGCGCAACTGGCTCTGGCCGAAGAGCTGCGCGGCGGCACCCTTTTGCCCCCCACCATCACCCCCGAGATGGAGGCCGACCTCGCTGCCGTCACGGTCGAGGAAATCGCCGTGCCCACCCGCGTTGGCCCCTCGCGGGTGATGAAGGTCACCGCCGCCGAGGGCACCACCCCGCGCCCCTGTTTCATCAATTTCCACGGCGGCGGCTTCGTGCGGCCCTACCACCGGCGCGACACGATCTTCTGCGCCCAGCTGGCCCGCGCCACCGGGGCGCTGGTGCTGGATGTCGACTACCGCCTCGCCCCCGAACATCCCTTCCCCACCGGCTTGCATGAGTGCCACGATGTGGTGGCCTGGGCCTTCGAAAATGCCGACACGCTCGGGATCGACGCAAACCGCATCGCCATCGGCGGCCACTCGGCGGGCGGCAACTTCACCGCCTCGATCTGCCAGATGGTGGCCGAGAGCGGCGCTTTCCGCCCCTGCGGCCAAGTGCTGGATTACCCGTTTCTCGATGCCGCCACCCCGCCCGAAGACAAGGTGGACCCGCGCTCGATCATGCCTGCCGAGCGGATGCACGCCTTCAACGTGCTCTACTGCCAGCAGCCCGACAACATGGCCAACCCTCTGGTCTCACCCGTGCTGGCCGCGCCCGAGCACCTGCACGGCCAGCCGCCCGCGCTGATGCTGGTGGCCGGGCTCGACCCGCTGCGCCACGAGGCGCACCGCTACGCAGGGCAGCTCATCGCCGCAGGCGTCGATATCGCCGTGCATCAGTTCGACGATTGCGACCACGGCTGGGTGGTCAGCGGCAAGGCCCGCCACGAGGAGGCGCGGGCTCTCATCTTCGGCTGGCTGCAAAGGCTCTACGGATAA
- a CDS encoding tripartite tricarboxylate transporter substrate binding protein translates to MKPRKLIGAALALALGATGALAAEWPDGPVQIIVPSKPGGGTDVMARIFADYLGRETGGDVVVVNVDGGGGSIAYNQVMTAAPDGQTILYNHTGLLAGYHTGHSDIGLDDFTTIGVAQSYAPQVYAVAPDAPWDTMKDFMEDARANPGERTVAVSLGRTTHFIAGLIMMNEDVDLKLLEASAEVDKVAAIQGGHIEMGNLGAGSAKQYEQAGDMKVLCLLDPEPHPAYPEYETCVQQGVNVSWLAPLVLWGPKGMDAELVQTINAATAGMAEDATAREALKKADSVFTYYDVGGAADLMASEDAKIKALAEKLGLAR, encoded by the coding sequence ATGAAACCACGCAAACTGATCGGCGCCGCACTGGCGCTGGCCCTCGGCGCAACCGGCGCACTGGCGGCCGAATGGCCCGACGGGCCGGTGCAGATCATCGTGCCGTCCAAACCCGGCGGCGGCACCGATGTGATGGCCCGCATCTTCGCCGACTACCTCGGCCGCGAAACCGGCGGCGATGTGGTCGTGGTCAACGTCGATGGCGGCGGCGGCTCGATCGCCTACAATCAGGTGATGACCGCCGCGCCCGACGGGCAAACTATTCTCTACAATCACACCGGCCTGCTGGCGGGCTACCACACCGGCCACTCCGATATCGGGCTGGATGACTTCACCACCATCGGCGTTGCCCAGAGCTACGCACCGCAGGTCTATGCCGTGGCCCCCGATGCGCCTTGGGACACGATGAAAGACTTCATGGAGGACGCCCGCGCCAACCCCGGTGAGCGCACCGTGGCCGTCTCGCTCGGGCGGACGACCCATTTCATCGCCGGGCTGATCATGATGAACGAGGATGTCGACCTGAAGCTGCTGGAGGCCTCCGCCGAGGTCGACAAGGTGGCCGCCATCCAGGGCGGGCATATCGAGATGGGCAATCTCGGCGCAGGCTCGGCCAAGCAGTATGAGCAGGCCGGTGACATGAAGGTGCTCTGCCTGCTCGACCCCGAGCCGCACCCGGCCTACCCGGAATACGAAACCTGCGTGCAGCAGGGCGTCAACGTGAGCTGGCTGGCGCCGCTGGTGCTCTGGGGGCCGAAGGGGATGGATGCGGAGCTGGTGCAAACCATCAACGCCGCCACCGCCGGTATGGCCGAGGACGCCACCGCGCGGGAGGCCCTCAAGAAGGCCGACAGCGTGTTCACCTACTATGATGTCGGCGGCGCTGCCGATCTGATGGCCTCGGAAGATGCCAAGATCAAGGCGCTGGCCGAAAAGCTTGGCCTCGCACGCTGA
- a CDS encoding tripartite tricarboxylate transporter TctB family protein: MMNTEKPLGAGLIAFGAAGIWATLQISVRTFNDDPGPQLFPILGFSLLVLCGLGMLLTRARQSKVLTEAEADAVQEARSSTLRGVVMAGLLVAYSLALWIFGYYIATPLMVYAFYHTIAGPERRVWWRGALYAAAVTLGVHLVFAEMLNTLLPTGLLF; encoded by the coding sequence ATGATGAACACCGAAAAACCGCTCGGAGCCGGGCTGATCGCCTTCGGGGCCGCCGGGATCTGGGCGACCCTGCAGATCAGCGTGCGCACCTTCAACGACGATCCGGGGCCACAGCTCTTTCCGATCCTCGGGTTCTCGCTGCTGGTGCTCTGCGGGCTGGGCATGCTGCTGACCCGTGCGCGCCAATCCAAGGTGCTCACCGAGGCCGAGGCCGATGCGGTTCAGGAAGCGCGCAGCAGCACCCTGCGCGGCGTGGTCATGGCTGGGCTGCTGGTGGCCTACTCCCTCGCGCTCTGGATCTTCGGCTACTACATCGCCACGCCGCTCATGGTTTACGCCTTCTACCACACCATCGCCGGGCCGGAGCGCCGGGTCTGGTGGCGCGGGGCGCTCTATGCCGCCGCCGTCACCCTCGGCGTCCATCTCGTGTTCGCCGAAATGCTGAACACCCTCCTGCCCACCGGCCTCCTCTTCTGA
- a CDS encoding LysR family transcriptional regulator, with amino-acid sequence MSLTAAVLLNRLTTRAKIRHMRALMTLCELRGMGRAAQALGITQPAMSQLVAELEKLLDTRLFLRHSKGVDPTPAALDLLPIASRIVAATEEGAERIASHHRREGGMVRVGSSAAATGALLDAALPTFGAAHPNIFTQVQTVIGQALDNAFSGDEFDVVCCREREVLPDGWAFEALVPDELIVAAGTSHPLAQQAGKVSIEALSRATWVQHTAVSLARDQFDMLRERHGWDELKLVHVTSRIPVLSWSMLKTGELLSLVPRSVVMPWLSIGLLKELDAGLGLHLPPIGYHWRPDRTGRAVRRFFEALAQCAAPQAEETAP; translated from the coding sequence ATGTCCCTGACCGCCGCCGTCCTGCTGAACCGCCTTACGACCCGCGCCAAGATCCGCCATATGCGGGCGCTGATGACCCTCTGCGAGCTGCGCGGCATGGGCCGTGCGGCGCAGGCGCTGGGCATCACCCAGCCCGCGATGAGCCAGCTTGTTGCCGAGTTGGAAAAGCTGCTCGATACCCGGCTCTTCCTGCGCCACTCCAAAGGGGTGGACCCGACCCCGGCGGCGCTCGATCTGCTGCCGATTGCAAGCCGGATCGTGGCGGCGACGGAGGAGGGGGCGGAACGGATTGCCTCGCATCACCGGCGCGAGGGCGGGATGGTGCGGGTTGGCTCCTCCGCCGCCGCGACCGGTGCCCTGCTCGATGCTGCCCTGCCAACGTTTGGGGCCGCGCATCCCAACATTTTCACGCAGGTCCAGACGGTAATCGGGCAGGCGCTCGACAATGCCTTTTCGGGTGACGAGTTCGATGTGGTTTGCTGCCGCGAGCGTGAAGTGCTGCCAGATGGCTGGGCGTTCGAGGCGCTGGTGCCGGACGAGCTGATCGTGGCCGCAGGCACCTCGCACCCGCTGGCGCAGCAGGCCGGGAAGGTGAGCATAGAGGCGCTCTCCCGCGCAACATGGGTGCAGCACACCGCCGTTTCGCTGGCCCGCGACCAGTTCGATATGCTGCGCGAGCGCCACGGTTGGGACGAGTTGAAACTGGTGCATGTGACCTCGCGGATCCCGGTGCTGAGCTGGTCGATGCTGAAGACCGGCGAACTGCTCTCGCTCGTGCCGCGCAGCGTGGTGATGCCGTGGCTCTCGATCGGGCTGTTGAAGGAACTCGACGCCGGGCTGGGCTTGCATCTGCCGCCGATTGGCTATCACTGGCGGCCAGACCGCACGGGCCGCGCGGTGCGGCGCTTCTTCGAGGCGCTGGCACAATGCGCGGCACCGCAGGCAGAGGAGACAGCCCCGTGA